The genome window GCCCGATAAGTGCAGTTAATGATCAGCACTGATGTCCCATGGTGTGGGACACTCCTGGAGTGACACTTGGAcagggccctgcctgccccactgtcccaggctggccAGAACAGACACATCCTGCGTGCATGGTCTCAGACACCCAGCACGGTCCTGTTTACGGGCTGGACAGCTTGGCCTGCAccagcctgaggcaggagctggcactgttCTCTCACTGGCATGAAAACATACCAAACCTCCCTCCAGTTTGGGGCCAGCAGCCACAGTGGGCTTACCAAGGTCTCCCCACCCGTGGTcctggctggcagtgcctggagaAAGTGGTGAGAAAGAGCCTGGGACAGTTTGGacccagctccccacagcaccatcctgccctgctgggggtCAAGGCATACACAGGGGGGTGACAGGCAGGGAACAGAAGCAGGGCAGGACGGCTCAGTCCAGGAGGCCAAGCAGACCTAAAGAGCAGCCCAGTGGCGAACCTGGAGCTGATGCGAGGTATGCAGGGTCTGGGATGTGAAATCCAGTGCCAGAGTGCAATGCCAGTGCTGGCACACGTTGTGCcctggctggtgctgtgcccagtccTTGTGCCTGTGCCTGGTGTGCAATGCCCAGCACCCACTGCCTATGGATGCAATGCCCAGGATACAGCAGCACCGGGTGCCACAGGCTCCATGGTGCCAGGGCGCTGTACCTGCCGTGCCACGccagtgctggctgccagctgccaTGTGCAAAGCTCCACCAGGCACAGCACCTGGCACCCAGTAGCTGCTACGTGGCACCGGGCACCGCTGGTGCCATttccagcacccagcaccctcTGCCTGATCCGTGATGCTGCTGAGCAGTCACCACTGTCCAGTACTCGGTGTGTGGCTCATGGTGCCCAGTGTGCCGTACCGAGTACGTAGCACGCTGCAGCCGGTCTGCACGGCCCGGTGGAAGGTGTGCTGCAGCCGGCGCCCGGCGCACGGTACGGACTGCCCCGTGCCCGGTCCCGCTGAGCAGCAGCCGGTACCCCGCACCCAGAGCGCAGTAGCCGGGGCCAGCACCCGTTGCGCAACGCCGCGGGTGCGCGATTCTCTTGCCGGTGCGCGGTACCCGGTGCGCGATGCTCGGtccccggtgccggtgcccggtcgccgcccccgcgccgcccTCCGCACCGCCCCCGGTGCCGCCCCCCACCACCCTCGGTgcctccccgccccgccccgtcCCGTGCGCTGCCGACGGAGCATGGCGGGCCCGAGCGGCGGGGCCCGGTggccgctgctgccgctgctcctgcgcccccgcccgccgccgccgcgcagCAGCCCGGGACCGCCGCGCAGGACCGGGGGctcggcggcagcggcggcggggccggcgcggcTGAAAGGACCGGAGGAgctgccggggccggggctgctccgTACTTTCGTCTGGCTGTTCCTGCGGGGCTACCTGCTGCACACGCACCGGCTGCAGGTGCGCCGGGGCAGCCGGCCCGGGGTGCGGGCGTGCGGGGCTCGGGCTGCGCGGGGGCCTGGCCACCCTGCTCGGGGGCGTAGCGGCGGAGGAGGGTTCGGAGGGGTGCGTGGGATGGAGGGGCTGccggggggctgcagggagggtgcTGGACCCGGCGCTTTGCAAGGGAGGGAGTGGGTGCGGGCTGGGATCAAGGGGAGATGCGCTCCGGGGAGGGGGTGAGCTGCCGACAAGTGACGGCAGGGAGCTGAGCGGGGGCGGCAGTGCcggggagcagaggggctgggcgGGGGGGCACCCGGCGCCGTAGGGTGATgctgggggcagcaggcagagaggggcCAGCAGAACCGAGTGACCTCGGGACggtccagcctgcccagggctgttccagcatccccgagccagctgggcagcTGAGGGCAAAGGTTTGGGGGCATCTCACAGGGTCCTGGCATCCCTGGGCTCCCGGCTGTGACAGCTGGAGGGAGCAGCGGTTTTTGGTGCAGGTGGCTGGGCTGGTTTTTGGGCAGATGATACAAGACCGGGGAGGGGTAGGCAGAggtatttgttttcttctctcaaCACTTCCTCATACGTCGGATGAAGCAAGCAATGGGCTTGGCTGGCTGCAAGCCAGGCGGCATCTTCCAGCGCCCTGGAGCTCTGACCAGCCCGAGGAGCGTGCGGGATCAGGCCTCCCTGGCACCTcagagcaccaggcactgctggttggagaaggggttttggggtgtagGCACTggagctccctcctgcccttgggacacagcctggcttTGCAGAAAGATGCCCACATGCTCTGGAGGTGCCTTTCCCCGTATCCAGGCAGCTCTAGCTCTCCAAGGCCTGCACTGTGTCAggtcctggctgccagcagatGCTGGTGGGCAGGCTCCAAGCCGGAGCACAGCTGCCCcatgcccaggagctgcctgcagtacCAGGGCAGCCatccctccccctcctcctgccaccaTGCACGAGGAACGAGGAACGTCTCCCCGTGGTGACGAATCCAGCTGAATCCAGGCACAGGCTGCGATGCAGACAGTCACCAAGGGAGATTGTACCACGTGCATCCCCGCAGCCACGGGGAACGGGGACCAGGGCTTGCCTGCTAAGTCCCCTGCATCCCCCCCATGCTTGGCCATGCTCTGCAGgggctctggcagtgcctgggtggGATGGAAAGTGGCCTTTGGACGTAGCCCTGCGCAGATCCATTTGGAAAgggctgcccagctgcccccaaGGGATGCACTTGGAGGTCACGGTGCTCCCggccagggcagcaggcatGGCACCTGTGGCTGCAGACAAGGagaagggagctgcagccagcagggcccagagcagggctgatgTTGGTGAACATCCCCTAGCTGGCTTGTGGGCCCTGTGGCCCCAGGGCCATGCCCTGGACGTGACAGCCTGTTCTGGGAGCAGCCCAGTCATGCCCTAGCCTGGTGCTGTCCTCCCACTGCTGATCATTAACCATCCTTACTGGGTGGTGAGTTCAAGGACCCACTCAGCGACTGTTGTCCCCAGGTTAAGCAGAGCTGGGGCCatgctggaagcagcaggacTTAGTCCTGCTGGTGGTTGCTGCAATGGTCCTGCATCTCAGCACACTCCTGTGCTTGGCTGttgtctctgtccctgctgtcccttctTGGTCGTCCTTCCCCAAAAGACCCTCCAGGCTGTCACTGAATCTCTGGGGTGGGTGAAGGATATGCCAGTCTGTGCTGAGGGTCAGTGCCTGGTGTACTTAATGCTGGGAGAGGAAATGAGCCCAGAGACACCAGCCCAGGCCATCTGCAGAGCACTTCAAGGATGCTGCCAGCTTGGGGGCATCAGAGGCAGGTGCTTGAGCTGAGGTGATGCTGAGGGGTCCATGGGATGGGTGCAGATAGGCACATTCAGGGTTGAGGCAGGGAGGATCTGACCCAGCTCGTCCCATTGATCCTGCCATGCTTTGTGCATCACAGGTGATATCCCGACGCCTCTATGGACCTATCTGGAAGTCAACCTTCGGACATTATAGGAACATCAACATTGGGAGCCCagtggtgctggagcagctgctgcggCAGGAGGGCAAGTACCCGATGCGGAGCGACATGGCGCTGTGGAAGGAGCACCGGGACACCCGGCGCCTGCCCTACGGACCCTTCACCGAGTGAGTCCCGCCCTGGCTGCGCTCTCTGGGCCAGCACCCATCTCCTGCCCCTCCCCTAGGTGCAGGGCCCAGGTGCTCGTTGGCATTACTCCCACTCCTGCaagctgcctgtccctgccaagcAGAAGGGCATGGCCGTGGCGGGCAGAATGACCCCTGGGATGGCTCCAGCCTGGTTGGGGAGTGTGCACACAGGGATTGGGGAACTGCTGCCAGCCACTGCCCCCTGCCCGTCCGTGCCCCGGCACTGAACCTCGTCCCCATGCAGGGAAGGGGAGCGCTGGTACCGCCTGCGCCAGGTGCTCAACAAGCGGCTGCTGAAGCCCTCGGAGGCGCTGCTGTACGCGGACGCCATCGGGGAGGTGGTGTCAGACCTGATGGTGCGCCTGCGGGAGGAGCGGAGCCGCAGCCCCTCGGGGGTGCTGGTGGGGGACGTGGCCAACTTGCTCTACCGCTTTGCCCTGGAAGGTAGGGGTGTCCTCTCCCTCACCCCCGCCCTGTCCCACCGTTCTCATTCCGCCAGAGGTCTGGATGCTGTTTGTCCCCCACAGGCATCTCTTACATCCTCTTCGAGACCCGCATCGGGTGCCTCAAGCAGCAGGTCCCTCCTGAGACCCAGCACTTCATTGACTCCATCAACCTCATGTTCAAGAACTCCATCTTTGCCACCGTCCTGCCCCGATGGAGCCGCAAGGTGCTGCCCTTCTGGGACCGTTACCTGGACAGCTGGGACACCATTTTCGCCTTTGGTGAGCAGTGACAGTGGGGGTCCAGTGTGGTGGCACTGTACTCCCTAAAGACCCTCAAAAGCAGGGCAGTCCCTGGCCAAATGTCTTTTTGGCAGCCCTTGCTCTGTCAGCTCTGGttcctgctctctgtccctgcaggcaagAAACTGATTGACCGAAagatggaggagctggaggggcaggTGGAGCGTGGCACGGAGGTGTCTGGCTACCTGAGCTACCTGCTGGCCAGTGGCAGACTCAGCCTGGATGAGGTCTATGGCAGCGTGGCCGAGTTGCTGCTGGCTGGTGTGGACACGGTGAgagccaggcagctgctgtcaggggatccctgctgtgctccatgCCCAGGGGAGCCCATGGGGCCATGCTCCACCCAGCCCTTGTGAGCTCTAGCCCAGTTGGGACTGATGCTCCAGAGGGGCAAACCTTCAGGAATTGGTCAATACAGATcccatcctctgctctgctttgtatcctgctccctgcctccctctccaCTGTGCTTGCTGCCCCTCACCCCTGACTTCTGCATACCAGAGCAGGGGCTCTCTGGTGCCGTACTGATGCTGTGCTTGGCACAAGGCTGCTCAGGTACTGGCCCCAGTTCCTTCACTCCCCTTGGTGCTCCACTCCCCAGACCTCCAACACGCTGTCCTGGGCTTTGTACCACCTCTCCCGGGACCCAGACATCCAGGAGACCCTGTACCAGGAGCTGAAAGCTGTTGTGCCTCCCGACCggtttcctgctgctgaggataTCCCCAAGCTGCCGATGCTTCGGGCCATTATCAAGGAGACTCTGAGGTACATCccagccttgtccctgccctCACATGCGGGTCACCAGCCCCTTCTCCAGGGGAGATGCACCAACCAGGCAGGAGGCAAGGCTGGATTTCAGTCCCTCTGGACTGTGAATATCCACCTCtcccctggggagctgctgagcctTGTCCTCGTGTCTTGTCTCGCTCTCTCCTGGATCTCCAGATGAGTTCTGCTCCCCCACTAACTCTCTCCATATCCCAGAGTCTACCCTGTGGTGCCCACCAATGCCAGGGTCTTCTATGAGAAGGACATTGTCATCGGAGACTACCTCTTCCCCAAGAATGTGAGTGGGGGCCGTGCTGTGGGGGACCCCCTCTGCACTCAGTGGGGTCATTAAACCCCAGTTTCCCCCTGCAGACCCTCTTTGTCCTGGCGCACTACGCGATGTCCCATGATGAGACCTACTTCCCCGAGCCCGAGCGGTTCCTGCCCCAGCGCTGGCTCCGGGGCCACGGCTCCCCTCACCACCCCTTCAGCTCCATCCCCTTCGGCTACGGGGTCCGCGCGTGCGTTGGGCGCCGCATCGCTGAGCTGGAGATGCACCTGGCCCTTGCCAGGGTAAGTAGGGATCCTTCCACTCTGGGTGTCTTGCCATGAGCTGGGATATGCATCCCAGAGAGTCCCTGAGGCACTGCCAACTCCTCTTCTCCCCACAGATGATCCAGGCATTTGAGGTGCGGCCGGACCCCCGTGGCGTAGAAGTGACATCTGTGTCCCGCATTGTCCTGGTGGCTGACAAGCCCATCAACCTGGAATTCATCGCTCGCCCGGGAGCCCCCTGACTGCACGTCCACCCCCACCCTGAGTGCCAGATGGAGATCCCCCTTACTGCCCCACAAGGAGGACAGGAAGGCAAACCCCTTCCCTGGCTAGCTTGGGCCAGGGGGCTCACAGCCCCACAGTGGGAAAGGTGTGGGGGATGAGAGATTGACCCAAATCACCCCTGGGCCACTAGTAGCCCCTTGCCCAAAAtcagcaggaggctgggggaACTGCTGTGCCTTTGACACACTGCAGGGGGGTTGTGTCCCCCCCATcccatgcccagctgggctgtgtcagAAACCCGGGAGcccttttggggctgggggaaagcagggaggggGCTTGCAGCCATTCAGTGTCTCCTTCGTCCTGTCCTTGTGTAGCTGCGCGTGGATCTGTGCCTGGAGCCAGGACATCTGGGTCCTCTCTGAACAGCTGACCTTGGCCTCAGAAACTTCTCTGTGCCTCACTTTTCCCCTTGCCCCCAGGGGAGGGTTGAGTGCTGGTGGTGTTTGGGGTTTGCGCCTTTCCCAAGGGACAGAGCCAGCCATGGTCCTGGGAAAGCCCAGCAATAACACATTCCTCATGATGGGAGGAGGCCTGTCACCACCCAGGACTGGTATTGCATCCcctggcagagccagcctgcTCAGGCGGGGTGTTTAGTTCCTGGGACTTTCCACTGTCAGCCTTTATTGCGCTGAGATGCTGATATGGGGTAACAGGAATGGCAGGGCTCACTGCAGGCAAAGCAGGACAAGAAAGATCAGCTCAGCATCCCCTACCCCCAAGCCAGGACCATTGCAAGGCTCACAGCTGGTAGGAGTCACAGGCAGGGGATGCATTGCCTTTTGCCCAGAGGCCTCGAGGGATGGGGCATGGGACATTTTTAACAGT of Zonotrichia leucophrys gambelii isolate GWCS_2022_RI chromosome 7, RI_Zleu_2.0, whole genome shotgun sequence contains these proteins:
- the LOC135450200 gene encoding sterol 26-hydroxylase, mitochondrial, which produces MAGPSGGARWPLLPLLLRPRPPPPRSSPGPPRRTGGSAAAAAGPARLKGPEELPGPGLLRTFVWLFLRGYLLHTHRLQVISRRLYGPIWKSTFGHYRNINIGSPVVLEQLLRQEGKYPMRSDMALWKEHRDTRRLPYGPFTEEGERWYRLRQVLNKRLLKPSEALLYADAIGEVVSDLMVRLREERSRSPSGVLVGDVANLLYRFALEGISYILFETRIGCLKQQVPPETQHFIDSINLMFKNSIFATVLPRWSRKVLPFWDRYLDSWDTIFAFGKKLIDRKMEELEGQVERGTEVSGYLSYLLASGRLSLDEVYGSVAELLLAGVDTTSNTLSWALYHLSRDPDIQETLYQELKAVVPPDRFPAAEDIPKLPMLRAIIKETLRVYPVVPTNARVFYEKDIVIGDYLFPKNTLFVLAHYAMSHDETYFPEPERFLPQRWLRGHGSPHHPFSSIPFGYGVRACVGRRIAELEMHLALARMIQAFEVRPDPRGVEVTSVSRIVLVADKPINLEFIARPGAP